A region of Panicum virgatum strain AP13 chromosome 8N, P.virgatum_v5, whole genome shotgun sequence DNA encodes the following proteins:
- the LOC120686289 gene encoding disease resistance protein Pik-2-like, translated as MDLVVGASNDAVKSLVSKLGSLLAQEYILIGGVSDDIQYINDELASMQAFLNRLKQEAKHNEQRQGWMKQVREVAYDIEDCVDKAGHRLSREPRGSGKLASLRRAWYLLTTLYARHCIATEIGNLKARAQHVSERRTRYGVENLLASHGSTTEAANSPIDYAAPPPQLIGTVVPVGIEGPKKELEPWFMEAKQQSINDQLRFLAIVGFGGIGKTTLAMALYRTFGDEFDCRASVLASQKFHLLAVLRNLVKQFHDQQASAPKNDIEGIEGWDLEHLKKQLADQLKEKRYHILIDDI; from the exons ATGGACCTCGTCGTCGGCGCCTCCAACGATGCCGTGAAATCGCTGGTGAGCAAGCTCGGGAGCCTCCTGGCTCAGGAGTACATCCTGATCGGAGGCGTCAGCGACGACATCCAGTACATCAACGACGAGCTGGCCAGCATGCAGGCCTTCCTCAACAGGCTCAAGCAGGAGGCCAAGCACAACGAGCAGCGGCAGGGGTGGATGAAGCAGGTGCGGGAGGTCGCCTACGACATCGAGGACTGCGTCGACAAAGCCGGCCACCGCCTCAGCCGCGAGCCCCGTGGGAGCGGAAAACTGGCCTCCCTCAGGCGGGCCTGGTATCTCCTCACCACGCTGTACGCTCGCCACTGCATCGCCACTGAGATCGGCAACCTCAAGGCCCGGGCACAGCACGTCAGCGAGCGGCGCACCAG GTACGGGGTGGAGAACCTGCTGGCAAGTCATGGCAGTACAACTGAGGCAGCAAACAGCCCCATTGACTACGCAGCGCCTCCTCCTCAGCTCATCGGCACCGTGGTGCCTGTTGGCATCGAGGGTCCCAAGAAGGAGCTCGAGCCATGGTTCATGGAGGCGAAACAACAGAGCATCAACGATCAGCTAAGGTTCCTTGCCATTGTTGGTTTTGGTGGCATTGGCAAGACCACTCTGGCCATGGCCTTGTACCGCACATTTGGAGACGAGTTTGATTGCAGGGCCTCCGTTCTGGCATCGCAAAAGTTCCATCTCCTGGCGGTTCTGAGAAACCTTGTCAAGCAGTTTCACGACCAGCAGGCTAGTGCTCCCAAGAATGACATCGAAGGAATTGAGGGATGGGACCTAGAACACCTCAAAAAACAGCTAGCCGATCAGCTTAAAGAGAAGAG